The Maridesulfovibrio sp. genomic sequence GGAAGAAAATTCAGGACGTCCGATACCGACTCTGACTCTGAAGAAATTCGGTGAGCCCAATTTTTCCTGAATGGATTCAAGGCCTCGGTGACCGTTGTTTCCGCCGCCTTTCTTGAACTTCATCCTTCCGCAGGGAAGGTCAAGTTCATCATGAATGACGTATACATCGGATACCGGGATGGAGAATCTGCCGCATATTGCCGCAACTGCCTTTCCGCTGAGGTTCATGTAAGTCAGCGGTTTGGTTACCAGTATATTGTTCCCGGCCATATTGATGCTGAAAAGTTCAAAGTCTCCAGAAATCTCCATTTTCTTGTAGCGCATGCTTTTGCGGGAACCGGCCATATCTGCCAAAGCGTCAACGGCCATGAAACCGATATTGTGTCTGGTTCTGGCGTATTGCGGTCCCGGATTACCGAGTCCTGCTATAAGTGCTTTGTATTCCATGGTAAATTACCTGCTTAACAAACGGCAAAGGCCCCGGATAAACCGGGGCCCGAAAATGCGCATGTTGCAAAAGACCTATTCTTCTGCTTCAGCTTCGTCAGCTTTTGAAGAACCGCGGCCGGCGGCACAGCGGACGAGAGCGAAGTTGTTGTCGAACTGTACGGCAGCACCTTCACCAAGGTCGATTTCATTTACGAAAACAGTGTCGCCAACGTTCATGCCGTCGATGTTTACAACGATTTCAGCAGGAATTGTTGCTGCGGTGCAGGCAACAGTCAGCTTGTCGCGGTAGATAGCAATACGGCCACCGAGCTTAACACCGGGAGCAGTTCCTTCAGTAACAACGGGAACGTCGATTTTGAGGGGACGGTCAGCGGAGACACCGAGAAAGTCAACGTGGTTAGGACGGGGACGGACGGGGTCCATCTGTACCTTCCAGATCAGGGAATCGTAAGTCTTTCCTTCAACTTCAAGGCTGAAGAGGCGAGTTGTACCAACTTTGCGGTACATCTTGACGAAGTCGTTTTCATTCACGGAAAGGATCATGTTCTCGCCTTCCTGAGAGTAGAAGACAACGGGAACCATACCCTGATTGCGGAGCTGACGGTTTGCGGATTTACCGGTTTTGGTGCGCACATCAGCTTTGAAGGTTACTTTTTCAGACATTATTTTCTCCTTATGGTTAACCTGCTGCCGCTCAAAAGGACCGGCAGAGGGTGGGAATAGGCAGTATTAAACGAAGAGTACGCTTACAGAAGACTCGGAGTGCACATTATGGATACACTTGGCGAGGATTCCGGCAACGGATTTGATTTTGATCTTACCGCCGCAGTTAATA encodes the following:
- the pth gene encoding aminoacyl-tRNA hydrolase is translated as MEYKALIAGLGNPGPQYARTRHNIGFMAVDALADMAGSRKSMRYKKMEISGDFELFSINMAGNNILVTKPLTYMNLSGKAVAAICGRFSIPVSDVYVIHDELDLPCGRMKFKKGGGNNGHRGLESIQEKLGSPNFFRVRVGIGRPEFSSQVKDYVLEEFSTQEMETAAQMTQAAIKGLNLHFRRGQGPAIQFINSFVPDDIETEP
- a CDS encoding 50S ribosomal protein L25 — translated: MSEKVTFKADVRTKTGKSANRQLRNQGMVPVVFYSQEGENMILSVNENDFVKMYRKVGTTRLFSLEVEGKTYDSLIWKVQMDPVRPRPNHVDFLGVSADRPLKIDVPVVTEGTAPGVKLGGRIAIYRDKLTVACTAATIPAEIVVNIDGMNVGDTVFVNEIDLGEGAAVQFDNNFALVRCAAGRGSSKADEAEAEE